One stretch of Bos indicus x Bos taurus breed Angus x Brahman F1 hybrid chromosome 22, Bos_hybrid_MaternalHap_v2.0, whole genome shotgun sequence DNA includes these proteins:
- the DCLK3 gene encoding serine/threonine-protein kinase DCLK3: protein MPAATPAPRPPPPPARPAPGCPTRPTPGHRGLCEHSLKCLSSRITERKLQGTWLPAGRGSLEKPFLGSRSSVVPAFSPQSGLHPVNTENSLLKPRVVTVVKVGSHPLRKITLLLNRRSVQTFEQLLADVSEALGFPRWKSDRVRKLFNLKGREIRSVSDFFREGDAFIAVGKEPLTLKNIQVAIEELYPSKARALTLTQQHSQIPSLRLRSRLYSKAGKGGHPCGETETTKSSGEAARSPAAIRPQEQTPGEDRVRTPKKWGKGKWEPESGSKAPKDAALERRASGEKHLAVEIEKTSGELIRCEKCKRERELQQGLQRERLSLGTSELDLGRCPRYDVERLVRTRSCRRSPEEKPQGGEEGWKEGPRSSPGHPPQEPRRPSKSVDKKEDRDPGGQEGHPPAAAKAKRDVFVGEAQPRREEKGGRNTGRSKPGGWLRREHHADLDPEKLPRTGGDEQEAEKEKKPGVSGARRMMVPRDEPPARIEKEPKTRPEESKAERPGRRRRPAGILAADVRKQYEPGRVIGDGNFAVVKECRHRGTRQAYAMKIIDKSKLKGKEDMVDSEILIIQSLSHPNIVKLHEVYETDAEIYLIMEYVQGGDLFDAIIESVKFPEREAALMLMDLCKALVHLHDKRIVHRDLKPENLLVQRNEDKSTTLKLADFGLAKHVVRPIFTVCGTPTYVAPEILSEKGYGLEVDMWAAGVILYILLCGFPPFRSPERDQEELFNIIQLGRFEFLAPYWDNISDAAKDLVSRLLVVNPKKRYTAHQVLQHPWLEAAGKTSRANLQKEVPPSSEDHFRS, encoded by the exons GACATCGAGGTCTCTGTGAACATTCTCTAAAATGTTTAAGCTCGAGAATCACGGAGCGGAAGCTGCAGGGCACCTGGCTGCCTGCTGGCCGAGGGAGCCTGGAGAAACCATTCCTGGGATCACGCAGCTCTGTGGTGCCTGCGTTCAGCCCCCAGAGTGGCCTTCACCCCGTCAACACTGAGAACAGCCTGCTGAAGCCCAGGGTCGTGACCGTGGTCAAGGTGGGCAGCCACCCCCTCCGCAAGATCACCCTGCTCCTCAATAGGCGATCGGTGCAAACCTTTGAGCAGCTCTTGGCCGACGTCTCAGAGGCcctgggctttcccaggtggaaGAGTGACCGTGTGAGGAAGCTGTTCAACCTCAAAGGCCGGGAAATCAGGAGTGTGTCTGATTTCTTCAGGGAAGGAGATGCCTTCATAGCGGTGGGCAAAGAGCCACTGACGCTGAAGAACATCCAGGTGGCTATAGAGGAACTGTACCCCAGCAAAGCCCGGGCTCTGACTTTGACCCAGCAGCACAGCCAGATCCCCTCTCTAAGGCTGAGAAGCAGACTTTACAGCAAAGCTGGGAAGGGGGGTCACCCCTGTGGGGAGACCGAGACCACCAAGAGCAGCGGTGAGGCTGCTAGGTCCCCGGCGGCCATCAGACCCCAGGAGCAGACCCCCGGGGAGGACAGGGTGAGGACCCCGAagaagtgggggaaggggaagtgggAGCCCGAATCTGGCAGTAAGGCGCCCAAGGATGCCGCCCTGGAGAGGCGTGCCAGTGGAGAGAAGCACCTGGCGGTGGAGATCGAAAAGACGTCGGGGGAATTGATCAGGTGTGAAAAGTGTAAGCGGGAGCGAGAGCTCCAGCAGGGCCTGCAGAGGGAGCGACTGTCCCTGGGCACCAGCGAGCTGGACCTGGGCAGGTGCCCCCGCTACGACGTGGAGAGGCTGGTGAGGACCAGGAGCTGCCGGAGGTCCCCGGAGGAGAagccccagggtggggaagaaggCTGGAAGGAGGGTCCCCGGAGCAGTCCTGGGCACCCCCCACAGGAACCGAGGAGACCCAGCAAAAGCGTCGACAAGAAAGAGGACAGAGACCCCGGAGGCCAGGAGGGTCATCCCCCTGCTGCAGCCAAGGCCAAGAGGGACGTTTTTGTTGGGGAAGCACAGCCCCGCCGAGAGGAGAAAGGTGGCAGGAACACAGGCAGGAGCAAGCCGGGAGGCTGGCTCCGGAGGGAGCATCACGCTGACCTGGATCCGGAGAAGCTCCCCAGGACCGGAGGGGACGAGCAGGAGGCGGAGAAGGAGAAGAAGCCCGGGGTGTCCGGAGCGAGGAGGATGATGGTTCCCCGCGATGAGCCGCCAGCCAGAATCGAAAAGGAGCCCAAGACGAGGCCGGAGGAGAGCAAGGCGGAGCGGCCGGGCAGGAGGCGGCGGCCTGCGGGCATCCTGGCGGCCGACGTGCGAAAGCAGTACGAGCCGGGCCGGGTGATCGGCGACGGGAACTTTGCGGTGGTGAAGGAGTGCAGGCATCGCGGCACCCGGCAGGCCTACGCCATGAAGATCATCGACAAGTCCAAGCTCAAGGGGAAGGAGGACATGGTGGACAGCGAGATCCTCATCATTCAGAGCCTCTCTCACCCCAACATCGTGAAACTGCACGAAGTGTACGAAACGGACGCCGAGATCTACCTGATCATGGAGTACGTGCAGGGAGGGGACCTGTTCGACGCCATCATCGAAAGTGTGAAGTTCCCCGAGCGCGAGGCCGCCCTCATGCTCATGGACTTGTGCAAGGCGCTGGTGCACTTGCACGACAAGAGGATCGTCCACCGGGACCTCAAGCCGGAGAATCTGCTG GTTCAGCGAAATGAGGACAAATCTACCACCTTGAAACTGGCTGACTTTGGTCTTGCAAAGCATGTGGTGAGGCCTATATTTACTGTGTGTGGGACTCCAACTTATGTAGCTCCTGAAATCCTCTCTGAGAAAG GTTACGGGCTGGAGGTGGACATGTGGGCCGCAGGCGTGATCCTCTACATCCTCTTGTGTGGCTTCCCCCCATTCCGCAGCCCAGAGAGGGACCAGGAGGAGCTCTTTAACATCATCCAGCTCGGCCGCTTTGAGTTCCTGGCTCCTTACTGGGACAATATCTCTGATG CTGCCAAAGATCTGGTGAGCCGGTTGCTGGTGGTAAACCCCAAAAAGCGCTACACGGCCCACCAGGTCCTTCAGCATCCCTGGCTTGAAGCTGCCGGAAAGACCAGCAGGGCAAACCTACAAAAGGAGGTGCCCCCCAGCAGCGAGGACCACTTCCGGAGCTAG